One segment of Macrotis lagotis isolate mMagLag1 chromosome 1, bilby.v1.9.chrom.fasta, whole genome shotgun sequence DNA contains the following:
- the TTC9B gene encoding tetratricopeptide repeat protein 9B gives MQCGALSPVLMLSAAPEPPPRPPPSRSPPGPGPRHGPAPEASGGPGGGALESSLRAAVAFKAEGQRCYREKKFREAIGKYHRALLQLKAAQGARQPGSGPGPAPPRLSEEQRRLMESTEVECYDSLTACLLQSELVNYERVREYCFKVLEKQQDNFKATYRAGIAFYHLGDYSRALRYLQEARSREPTDTNVLRYIQLTQLRMSRCSREREGGNEGGPARARDVIG, from the exons ATGCAGTGCGGCGCGCTGTCCCCGGTGCTGATGCTGAGCGCAGCCCCCGAGCCGCCGCCTCGTCCGCCGCCCTCCCGCTCCCCCCCGGGCCCGGGTCCCCGCCATGGCCCGGCCCCGGAGGCCTCGGGAGGCCCAGGAGGGGGAGCCCTGGAAAGCAGCCTGCGGGCCGCCGTAGCGTTCAAGGCCGAGGGCCAGCGCTGCTACCGAGAGAAGAAGTTCCGCGAGGCTATTGGCAAGTACCACCGGGCGCTGCTGCAGCTGAAGGCCGCCCAGGGAGCCCGACAGCCCGGCTCggggcccggccccgcgcccccgcGGCTCAGCGAGGAGCAGCGGCGCCTCATGGAGAGCACCGAGGTGGAGTGCTATGACAGCCTCACCG CATGTCTGCTGCAGTCGGAGCTGGTGAACTATGAGAGGGTGAGAGAGTACTGCTTCAAGGTGCTGGAGAAACAACAGGACAACTTCAAGGCCACTTACCGGGCAGGCATCGCCTTCTACCACCTGGGTGACTACAGCCGCGCCCTCCGCTACCTGCAGGAGGCCCGGAGCCGGGAGCCCACAG ACACCAACGTCCTTCGCTACATCCAACTGACCCAGCTACGAATGAGCCGTTGTAGCCGAGAGCGAGAAGGTGGTAATGAAGGGGGTCCTGCCCGAGCTCGAGATGTGATTGGTTGA
- the MAP3K10 gene encoding LOW QUALITY PROTEIN: mitogen-activated protein kinase kinase kinase 10 (The sequence of the model RefSeq protein was modified relative to this genomic sequence to represent the inferred CDS: inserted 3 bases in 2 codons; deleted 1 base in 1 codon; substituted 2 bases at 2 genomic stop codons) — translation MEEGEDGGEGPAPRGTEEWGLGPDPPAAAGPLWTAVFDYEAAGEEELTLHRGDQVRVLSQDWAVSGDEGWWTGQLPSGRVGVFPSNYALAPEVPASAPTGLPVPRGIPLGEPQLGEIIGVGSFGKVYRARWHGEEVALTAARLDPMWDPGXQAEQVAREARLFGALCHPNIMALXDAXLGPPHLCLVMEDARGGPLSCALAACRVPPHVLVTWVVXVARGMESLHSGAPVPIIHRDLKSINILILDAFENGDLSDTVLKITDFGLAREWHKTTKMSAAGTYAWMAPEVIRLSLFSKSSDVWSFGVLLWELLTGEVPYREIDALAVAYGVAMNKLMLPIPSTCPEPFVHLLEECWDPEPHQRPDFGSILSRLEAIEQSALFQMPLESFHSLQEDWKQEIQHMFDDLRTKEKELRSREEELLRAAQEQKWQEEQLRRREQELAEREMDIVGRELHLLMDQLSQERPRVKKRRGHFRRSRLKLRDSNNISLPSGFEHKITVQASPTTLDKRKGLGPEGVSPPASPSIIPRLRAIRLTPMENTSGSRSGALKKEELVTGKKKGRTWGPSSTLQKERVGGEERLKALGEGSKQWSSSAPNLGKSPKHMPMAPGFSSLTEMEEFAEADGTSVPPSPYTPPSYLTLPLPAEAPTSPWEPPHPAAAPPGRGGAPRKRSELALLRCATILGAVALGSDVAEAQAADGDDEPRWWRDGLFPRTARFPRGPSPPRRRARSHGKGAGEEATPPPAPGLVPSTTILSLSSLSDCNSTRSLIRSDSDEGNPATALGTSPPSTPVTNPLVDLEVESFKKDPRQSLTPTHVTAARAVSRGHRRTPSEGALRQLVQSHQYPGPEGPRDALDFPRLPDPQILFPPRRRPPPEPPGRPTTLTFAPRPRPAANRPRLDPWKLVSFNRTYSSSSPPVPGTPGTPGPQPSLLDMDTEGQSQDSTVPLCGTVPTFSDPEADVSH, via the exons ATGGAGGAGGGGGAGGACGGTGGGGAGGGCCCAGCCCCGCGGGGCACCGAGGAGTGGGGCCTGGGGCCAGACCCCCCGGCGGCTGCGGGGCCCCTGTGGACTGCTGTGTTTGACTACGAAGCCGCTGGGGAGGAGGAGCTGACCCTCCACAGGGGAGACCAGGTGCGGGTACTGTCCCAGGACTGGGCCGTGTCCGGTGATGAGGGCTGGTGGACGGGGCAGCTGCCCAGTGGGCGCGTGGGGGTCTTCCCCAGCAACTACGCGTTGGCTCCCGAGGTGCCGGCCTCTGCCCCCACTGGACTGCCTGTGCCCCGGGGCATCCCCTTAGGGGAACCGCAGCTCGGAGAAATCATTGGTGTCGGGAGCTTTGGCAAAGTCTACAGGGCCAGGTGGCACGGCGAGGAGGTGGCCCTGACCGCCGCCAGGCTAGACCCCATGTGGGACCCGGG CCAGGCGGAGCAGGTGGCCAGGGAGGCCCGGCTCTTTGGCGCCCTGTGCCATCCTAACATCATGGCCCTGTGAGATG TACTTGGGCCACCCCATCTCTGCTTGGTCATGGAGGATGCCCGAGGAGGGCCACTGAGCTGTGCCCTGGCTGCCTGCCGGGTGCCCCCTCAC GTGCTGGTCACTTGGGTTGTCTAGGTGGCTCGGGGCATGGAGTCCCTACACAGTGGGGCGCCGGTGCCCATCATCCATCGGGATCTCAAGTCCATCAACA tCCTCATCTTGGATGCATTTGAGAATGGGGATCTATCAGACACTGTCCTCAAGATCACAGACTTTGGCCTGGCTCGGGAGTGGCACAAAACTACCAAGATGAGCGCGGCTGGCACCTATGCTTGGATGGCCCCTGAGGTTATCCGCCTATCCCTCTTCTCCAAAAGCAGTGATGTCTGGAG CTTTGGGGTGTTGCTCTGGGAGCTGTTGACTGGGGAAGTGCCCTACCGAGAGATCGACGCACTGGCTGTGGCCTATGGGGTGGCCATGAATAAACTGATGTTGCCCATCCCATCGACTTGCCCCGAACCCTTTGTACATCTTCTGGAGG AGTGCTGGGACCCTGAGCCCCATCAGCGGCCGGACTTTGGCAGCATCCTGAGTCGCCTGGAGGCCATAGAGCAGTCTGCCCTGTTCCAGATGCCATTGGAATCTTTCCACTCCCTCCAGGAGGACTGGAAGCAGGAGATTCAACACATGTTTGATGACCTTCGGACCAAGGAAAAG GAGCTCCGGAGCCGAGAGGAAGAACTACTGAGAGCTGCCCAGGAACAGAAGTGGCAGGAGGAGCAGCTTCGGCGTCGGGAGCAGGAGCTGGCTGAACGCGAGATGGACATCGTGGGGCGAGAGCTGCATCTGCTCATGGACCAGCTGAGCCAGGAGAGGCCGCGTGTTAAGAAGCGTCGGGGTCACTTCAGGCGGAGCCGCCTCAAATTGAGGGACAGCAACAACATCAGCCTGCCCTCAG GCTTTGAGCACAAGATCACCGTCCAAGCCTCTCCAACGACACTGGACAAACGGAAAGGGCTGGGTCCCGAAGGAGTCAGTCCCCCTGCCAGCCCCAGCATCATCCCTCGGCTCCGGGCCATCCGCT TGACACCCATGGAGAACACCAGCGGCAGTCGCAGCGGGGCCCTGAAGAAGGAAGAACTTGTCACCGGGAAGAAGAAGGGCAGGACATGGGGGCCCAGCTCCACCCTGCAGAAAGAACGGGTTGGCGGGGAAGAGAG GCTCAAGGCCCTAGGGGAGGGTAGCAAGCAGTGGTCATCCAGTGCCCCGAACCTGGGCAAGTCTCCCAAACACATGCCCATGGCCCCCGGTTTCTCCAGCCTCACAGAGATGG aagagTTCGCAGAAGCCGATGGGACCAGTGTGCCCCCCTCCCCCTATACTCCCCCATCCTACCTCACCTTACCTCTGCCTGCTGAGGCCCCCACGAGCCCCTGGGAGCCACCTCACCCTGCAGCAGCCCCCCCTGGCCGGGGTGGGGCCCCTCGTAAGCGCAGTGAGCTGGCACTACTGAGGTGCGCCACCATTCTTGGGGCCGTGGCCTTGGGCAGTGATGTGGCAGAGGCCCAAGCAGCAGATGGAGATGATGAGCCTCGTTGGTGGAGGGATGGACTCTTCCCCCGGACAGCTCGTTTCCCTCGGGGACCCAGCCCACCCAGGCGGAGGGCTCGTAGCCATGGGAAAGGGGCAGGGGAAGAGGCGACTCCCCCACCTGCCCCTGGCCTGGTCCCCTCAACCACCATCCTCTCCCTGTCCTCTCTCTCTGACTGCAACTCCACTCGATCCCTGATCCGATCAGACAGTGATGAAGGAAACCCAGCCACGGCCCTAGGGACCTCCCCACCAAGCACACCTGTCACCAACCCCCTGGTGGACCTGGAGGTGGAGAGCTTCAAGAAGGACCCTCGCCAGTCACTCACCCCTACCCATGTCACAGCTGCCCGAGCTGTGAGCCGAGGGCACCGCCGGACCCCTTCCGAGGGGGCGCTGAGGCAGCTGGTGCAGAGCCACCAATACCCAGGACCAGAGG gcCCCAGGGATGCCCTGGACTTCCCCCGCCTGCCTGACCCCCAGATATTGTTCCCCCCTCGGCGAAGGCCTCCTCCAGAGCCCCCAGGCCGGCCCACCACTCTGACCTTTGCCCCTCGGCCAAGACCAGCTGCCAACCGACCCCGGCTTGATCCTTGGAAGCTGGTCTCCTTCAACAGAACATACAGCAGCTCCTCCCCTCCTGTACCCGGGACACCAGGCACCCCGGGGCCCCAGCCAAGCCTGCTTGACATGGACACAGAAGGGCAGAGCCAGGACAGCACAGTACCTCTGTGCGGGACCGTGCCCACCTTCTCTGACCCTGAGGCTGATGTCTCCCACTGA
- the CCNP gene encoding LOW QUALITY PROTEIN: cyclin-P (The sequence of the model RefSeq protein was modified relative to this genomic sequence to represent the inferred CDS: inserted 1 base in 1 codon; deleted 2 bases in 1 codon), with amino-acid sequence MKDRFGSSVGSQQSGEKGVTGKGPVSLERVPVVRGNRREEAGHHLATLELTGRDYACLNLEGPIGIAFNGGANHGHSLRITGPALLGARGAEWSWLSPPPPGQQERRRKPKEKPAPKELRPRGAPTAPTRQAGRALPRAARALVVDWLVRVHESPGPAGATLRAAVHLLHPCSRVAPVRRLQLPGAPACPFVACEVEESPRPEPAALRLLGAGSFSPARLLRAERRLLSRLDFQLCAPGPLLRLGLPAALARSGPRLRGRGLLLAPSFLELSGLEAEAAAGEPGRRAAAALALALAXARAGEAPERRLYSRKELGPIEPCMVRAALRGPAPGRAAVFLKSARPQREWVGLTACSLLSRTCPAPP; translated from the exons ATGAAAGATCGTTTTGGCAGCTCTGTTGGAAGTCAACAGAGTGGGGAGAAAGGAGTCACTGGAAAAGGACCTGTGAGCCTAGAACGGGTTCCCG TCGTTAGAGGAAACCGAAGGGAAGAGGCTGGGCATCATCTAGCTACATTGGAACTAACTGGCAGAGACTACGCCTGCCTGAATCTGGAAGGGCCAATCGGCATCGCTTTCAACGGAGGAGCCAATCATGGCCACAGCTTGCGGATTAC TGGGCCGGCTCTTCTGGGCGCCCGGGGGGCCGAGTGGTCCTGGCTCAGTCCCCCTCCCCCGGGGCAGCAG GAGCGAAGGAGGAAGCCCAAAGAGAAGCCTGCTCCCAAGGAGCTCAGGCCTCGGGGGGCGCCCACTGCTCCCACCCGCCAGGCGGGCCGCGCGCTCCCCAGGGCGGCTCGTGCCCTCGTGGTGGACTGGCTGGTGCGGGTGCAC GAGTCCCCGGGCCCGGCTGGGGCCACGCTCCGTGCGGCCGTGCACCTGCTGCATCCCTGTTCGCGCGTGGCTCCCGTGCGCCGCCTGCAGCTGCCGGGGGCCCCC GCCTGCCCCTTCGTGGCCTGCGAGGTGGAGGAGAGTCCCCGCCccgag CCGGCCGCCCTGCGCCTCCTGGGGGCCGGCTCCTTCTCGCCGGCCCGGCTGCTCCGCGCCGAGCGGCGCCTCCTCAGCCGCCTGGACTTCCAGCTCTGCGCCCCGGGCCCCCTTCTGCGCCTGGGCCTGCCGGCCGCCCTGGCCCGGAGCGGGCCGCGGCtgaggggccgg GGGCTGCTCTTGGCCCCCAGCTTCTTGGAGCTCTCGGGCCTGGAGGCCGAGGCCGCGGCCGGGGAGCCGGGCCGTCGGGCTGCCGCAGCCCTGGCTCTGGCCCTGG CGGCGCGTGCCGGGGAGGCCCCCGAGCGGCGCCTCTACAG CCGGAAGGAGCTGGGCCCCATCGAGCCCTGCATGGTCCGAGCGGCGCTGCGGGGGccggccccgggccgggccgcggtCTTCCTGAAGTCCGCACGACCCCAGAGAGAGTGGGTCGGCCTCACCGCCTGCAGCCTGCTCTCCAGGACCTGCCCCGCCCCTCCCTGA
- the LOC141509477 gene encoding uncharacterized protein LOC141509477, which yields MKAIIEDKEYEKKATMRQELRKWRRQLRKERRLLEDEKDLVKEESKKIEKEALLTEEGKVRVSEGLERPFLKETEVALREEYLAHHRESMADVERKLAKKETNLAKLEKSIFSKEFKIVMKEWKLAMKERDKLFEEARLTKEDIKETRELKHWLKSLKMKVQKYKKERKWRKEERVRRFKERGLEMILEEEEEEEEEEEQEEEEKKEEKEEEVEEKEEMEEEEEEEKVEDISRITEMAMERSPFISKKGILRKIKGRAVKKKDMGPEVMKPVSFPLVGEKEKYQETVKNLEDVLPWVTSSWEVTNSWAAVKDKLILSQFTDKFLKPGEAVALEDKAKGQKKREKESPLKFHWLKKLKVPSHVPQKEKLKSEANEKWFQLLQQIMLGQPIRVADLNLTDDSLELSEKDQQWLKVTLQKLQEQKQLSQNTYQRLCQLLAKALSESQREWLHLGALKAITSPQRGLPDIGPQLSQAERKKISIDSGRLKIFPSIKRQEAKPRLKTITESESGVSIPAIVPATPLATRVSTGSSTTMKGSDPMAPGNSTKRISMEFRGKGVAALSSMKDMPQSASAYVKKLPLIWQLKRNIQAWKKMISSPQRDLGKRSTESSAILPQDMLPWDTFVALYHVLVSLQKRCEQDHSSWEDQFIQLLDLYHLRHTRIHTLLNELLGEKQQVPLDILSKQALEVKDGVPGERLLYNIHCRAPRTPEDQSKFQMVLPLPGRNQVLFYQLAVHSMGSWS from the coding sequence ATGAAAGCTATAATAGAAGATAAGGAATACGAGAAAAAGGCAACAATGAGGCAGGAGCTCCGGAAATGGAGGAGGCAGCTGCGGAAAGAAAGGAGATTGCTGGAGGATGAGAAAGACCTGGTCAAGGAGGAgagtaagaaaatagaaaaagaagctCTTCTGACAGAGGAGGGGAAGGTTAGAGTTTCTGAAGGTCTAGAGAGACCCTTCCTGAAGGAGACGGAAGTGGCCCTGAGAGAGGAATATCTGGCTCACCACAGAGAAAGTATGGCTGATGTGGAAAGAAAGCTGGCCAAAAAGGAGACCAACCTGGCCAAGTTGGAAAAGTCAATCTTCAGCAAGGAGTTCAAAATCGTCATGAAGGAATGGAAGTTGGCCATGAAGGAAAGAGACAAACTCTTTGAAGAGGCTAGGTTGACCAAAGAAGATATAAAGGAGACTCGGGAGCTGAAGCATTGGTTGAAGAGCCTTAAAATGAAGGTTCAAAAAtataagaaggaaaggaaatggagaaaagaggagagggtcAGGAGATTCAAGGAACGTGGTTTGGAGATGatcttggaggaggaggaggaggaggaggaagaggaagaacaggaggaggaggagaaaaaggaggagaaagaggaggaggtagaagagaaagaggagatggaggaggaggaggaagaggaaaaagtggaAGACATATCTCGAATCACTGAAATGGCTATGGAAAGGAGTCCATTCATTTCAAAGAAAGGCATTTTGAGGAAAATTAAAGGCAGAGCAGTTAAGAAGAAAGACATGGGGCCAGAAGTTATGAAGCCAGTTTCTTTCCCTCTcgtgggggaaaaggaaaagtaccAGGAAACTGTTAAGAACCTTGAAGATGTATTGCCGTGGGTAACCAGTTCATGGGAGGTCACCAATTCATGGGCAGCTGTCAAGGACAAACTCATTCTATCCCAATTTACGGATAAATTTCTGAAGCCTGGGGAGGCAGTGGCTCTGGAAGATAAAGCCAAAggtcaaaaaaagagagaaaaggagtcCCCCCTGAAGTTCCACTGGCTCAAAAAGCTCAAAGTTCCCTCTCATGTGCCCCAAAAAGAGAAGCTAAAGAGCGAGGCCAATGAGAAGTGGTTTCAGCTACTGCAGCAGATCATGCTGGGACAACCCATCAGGGTGGCTGACCTCAACCTCACCGATGACAGTCTGGAGCTTAGTGAGAAGGATCAGCAGTGGCTGAAAGTCACTCTGCAGAAGCTCCAGGAACAAAAGCAACTTTCCCAAAATACCTACCAACGCCTGTGCCAGCTGCTGGCTAAGGCCCTTTCAGAGTCACAAAGAGAATGGCTGCACTTGGGAGCCCTGAAAGCCATCACCTCACCCCAGAGAGGGCTTCCTGACATTGGGCCTCAACTCTCCCAGGCTGAGAGGAAGAAAATCTCTATAGACTCAGGGCGCTTAAAGATCTTCCCTTCCATCAAGAGACAAGAGGCTAAGCCTCGGCTCAAAACTATAACTGAATCAGAGTCAGGGGTGTCCATCCCTGCCATTGTGCCGGCCACCCCTTTGGCTACTAGGGTCTCTACTGGCTCTTCCACCACTATGAAAGGCTCAGATCCTATGGCCCCTGGAAATTCGACAAAGAGGATTTCAATGGAGTTCAGGGGCAAGGGCGTGGCAGCTCTTTCATCCATGAAAGATATGCCCCAGAGTGCTTCTGCCTATGTGAAAAAGTTACCTTTGATCTGGCAACTGAAAAGGAACATCCAGGCTTGGAAAAAGATGATCAGTTCCCCACAGAGGGATTTGGGGAAGCGGTCCACGGAGTCCTCTGCCATTCTTCCACAGGATATGCTTCCATGGGATACATTTGTGGCGCTGTACCATGTCTTAGTCAGCCTGCAGAAGCGCTGTGAACAAGACCATTCCTCCTGGGAGGACCAGTTCATCCAGCTCCTGGACCTGTACCATCTCAGGCACACCAGGATCCACACACTCTTAAATGAACTCCTGGGGGAAAAGCAACAAGTGCCACTGGACATACTCTCTAAGCAGGCCCTGGAAGTTAAAGATGGGGTGCCTGGGGAGCGCCTCCTCTACAATATACACTGCAGGGCTCCCCGGACACCAGAAGACCAATCCAAATTCCAAATGGTCCTGCCCCTCCCTGGGCGGAATCAAGTACTTTTCTACCAATTGGCAGTTCACAGTATGGGATCATGGAGCTGA